From the genome of Halichoerus grypus chromosome X, mHalGry1.hap1.1, whole genome shotgun sequence:
CGCCGCCTCCGCCGTGCCGCCGACCAGGATCTGGGCCCCGAGGTGCCCCCTGAGGGGGTGCTGGGGGCCCTGCTGCGGGTGAAGCGCCTGGAGACCCCCTCGCCCCAGGCGCCGGTGCGCCGCCTCCTGCCCCCCTGAGCACCGCCCGGGTCCTGCGCACCCTCGGGCCCAggaccaccccacccccacaccccgaCTGCTCCCCGTCGGCACATCGAGAGCGGCTTACCCCGTCAGCCGCAGTTGCAGCCCTAGAACCCCGAGATCCCCGCCTTTGGCCCCACAATAAATGCGATCTGAAGCAGCTATATGCTTGTCCAGAGTGGCAGTTTCTGGGGGGGCTGGTGGGCTGAGTGGCGGTGGTGGCCCTTAGACAAAGGCAGAGGGGCCCCTGCCCTGGGTGGGCCCTTtagagcccccctcccccactctgtgcCCCTCTTCTCACTGGGGGAGGCATGGGCCCCAACCCACAGGGCTCGGAGGACACTTTCAGGGCCCGCAGCAGCATTTTCCTGGGGTCCATCCTTCTGAGGACCAAGGGGTGGCTGTGAGGCCCGAGTGGTTCGAGCTGCGCCTCCGGCCCTGTCCACAGGCACCCATGAGCCTTCctgccccggggcggggggtggtggtggtaaggGCTACCAGTGGGAAGAGAGGGGGTGGGCTGCAGGCCAGGGGGCGGTTGGCCTTCCCAACACACCCCTCCTTGCATGGGGCATGGGGCTCTGCGTGTGAGCAATTCAAACCTGGGCCTCCAGGTCATGAAGAAAGCGTACCTGTCAAGGCATGGAGATAGGATGCACTGTTTGCGTTTGTTAGCTTCATCTGTAATGTTTAGATATTTAGTTATACGGTGTGGAGGGGTGCTCTCTGTACTCTCACCCCGACCTGAAGATACTGCGAGTTGTGGCGGGAGCTGGTTTATGCTCCGGCCTTCGCACGGGCCCTACTTCCCTGCACGGTTTTACTCAAACGTCACCTACTCAGTAAGGCTCTCCTTGACCTCCCTGTCACTCTATTCCTATGCTCGCTTTTAATACATAGCCTCATGTTACATCTGCGAGGGCAGGGATTTCTAAGGGTCTTGTTTACCTCTACATCCTTTGCAGCCaaagcagggcctggcacagagcggGCTCCCCCCATTTCTTGAATGAAAGAATTCGCACAACTCAAGTAACATTCTCCCCAGTTTCACTCCCACCCACGTAACACTTGGCACAGAGGCAGCTTTGAAACCTGAGAACACCGTTTATTTAATTTGGCACACAATCTCTTCGCTCGCCAGTAACCAATATGATGCCCCATGTTACCAAATGCCCATCACCAAACGAAAATCTCCCCAGCAGAGGGATTCATCTATCCCCAGTACACCACCAGTGTCCCACACAGCtagttgctggggggggggggggggaggtggtctCCTGTCTAGGATCCACCACCCTGGCCTGGGGGCAGGCCACTCTTCTTGACTGAAATCTTCAGGCCACAGAACAGCCGCAGCGGCACATGGCCTTCTGGTGCCGGGCCTTATCCCCACCCGGCCCTGTCATGGCCTCCTTTGCCATGGCCTCACGGACCTTTTGGATCTCATGGATGAGCAGGGTAAAGGCCTCCTCTACACCTTGCCGTGTCTTGGCTGAGGTCTCCACGAAGGGGGCCCCCCAGCTCTTCGCAAGGGCTGCAGCAGCGGCCCGAGCATCTCCGGTGGTGCTCACAAGGTCACACTTGTTGCCCACAAGGACGAGGGGCTGGGTGTGGTGAGGGCCCCAGGTGGCCCGCATCTGCTGCAGCTGGGCTAGAGACGAGGGGTCATCCAGGGCGAAGACCCCCAGCACGCCATCCCCAATCGCCACGCACTGGTCACGCAGGGCCCTGTGAGTGGCCTGCCCTGCCGTGTCCAGCACGTTCAGAATGCAGCCCCCATGGCCCAGGGCCACCTCCTTCCAGTAGGAATCCTGGATCGTGGGGTCGTGGTCTTCCACGAAGCACTGGTGGTTCAGCTGGATGGTGAGCGCACTCTTGCCCACGCCACTCGCGCCCACCACGACCGCCTTGTACTCGGGCAGCTGCTTCCCGACACTCTTGGAGGGTGCCTGAGCCCCCTGGCTCTCCCCCTCGGAGCTAAGGCTCCACGTGCCCAGGCCCAGATCAAACATGTTGGCATTTCTCGGCAGCGCCATTCCCCCGGTGCACAGCTCAGGGAAGGGATGTGGACAGCAGGCCCTGCGagggaaagagaacagaagacaagggggaggggcggggggaggttaGGCAAGACCACTCGGGGGCAAGGGGTCAGCTGGGTGTCATTGAATCAACATTTACTAAGTGCCTAGGTGTGTGCAAAGCACCTTCTAGTAGGCCGAACACTTGATGTTGCTTAATCTCTGTCCGTCTCATTCCCTCTACGTGAAGGCGGGGATTTTAAGAGCAGCTTTATTTAGATGTAATTTATATACCACAGTTAATCTAGTTAAAAGTGCACAattcaatgtttttgtttttgtttttctttttagcattttcccactgttgtgcaaccatcgccataatctaagaacattttcatcacccggGAAAAAAAGCTCCTGCCCATTagcagcccctcccccttcccgaGGGAGGGCGGGGATTTGGGTCCGTGTTGATTTTGGTTTTGGATCGTATCACCGTTGAGCCCCAAGCCCCGCACCGCTCCGGTCGCAAATCATATGCCGAGCAACATTCCTGTCCCCAGGGAGTTTGTATTCTAAAAGGTGGAgacaataaatcaaataaatcgGCAAATTATGAGGTCGGTTAGCCATTAGCATTAGAATTTAGTCTTTCTTACGTATTCAGCATGTGGCTATTGAGAACCCACTGTGTGGCAAGGACAAACAACTGGGGAAAATAGTCAAAATAGTTAACAAGCCCCGGCCCCCAAGGAACGTGACAACAACAAagataaatcagtaaaatatacTGCAACAATAGGTGATAAACAGGTGGGAGATGCTTGGTTAATGTTAggcctttttattattatttaattttcatgcatTATTTCCAGCGTCTTCCGGCGAGCGGGGTATTGTGATGGGTgtggggaaggaaggtgggaggtgtggggggtggggaggtggcagCGAACAAAATAGACTAAAATCCCTGCCCTTGGGAGGATTAGATTCTGGAAGTGAGAAGGAGACCATCAACAAGATAAGCAAGTAAATTATCATGCAGTTAGGAGAGGAtgggcacacagcaggtgctcaattaGTGTTAGCTATTAATAGCAAATTACCATTAAACTTATTCAATACACATCCTGGCCTCGGTTCCGTGTGTGGCCTCAGGAAATGCATCATAATGGCTGCTACCCCGAGTCTCTCTGGAAACCCGGGGAGAATGGCAGTTTGGGGGCAGATGGTGGGTTCGAGGTCTCCGTGGGGGGTTCTGTTGAATTTGGGATCTGGAGGTcagggttggggggcggggaaggtCCCAGGTGGGGATGCAGCTGTGAGGTCCTCGGCCCAAAGAGACTCCTGGCAATAATAATTAGATGCTCTGGCCCAGAAAGAAGGGGGGCCACGGTGAAGAGAGGTAAACTGAGGACAGATCTCTGGGGGGGTCCCCCGAACCCTtggggacagaaagagggagaagatgTAGCAGCGAGGACAGACCGAGAGGCAAGGGCGAGGGCGGAAGCAGCGAGGAGGCCGCTGCAGGGGCCCAAAGCCATCGTCGATGGAGACGTCAGATTCTAAGGTGGAACGAACTGCCAGGATTTGCTCTCAGAGCCAAAGGCGGTGCGTGGGGCGTGGGGAGGGGTGAAGGCTAACTCTCGAGTGTGGGGTCCGGGCAGCTGGGAATCTGAGGGTGCCCGCGCCCGAGGCCGGGGACACGCGAGACGGGCTCTCCCCGGTTGGCAAAGGGCTCCAGGAGCGGTAAAGAGCGGCAGGAATGATTTCCCGGGACGTGGGCCTGCGGCCGGGGAGCCGCCTGACGGCCCCGCGACTCTTCCCAGCGCCCCCGAGAGCCTGGGCCATCCGCAGCCAGGCCGCTGTGTCGGCGCGGAACAGCGCGGCCGCCGCAAGCAAGGTGGCGGTGGCGGTTTACCGGCCGGAGGCCAAACGGCCCCGCGGGGGACCGGACCGACGGCAGCGAGGGCCTCCCCCTCCGCGAGGGACACTGAGCCACTTGCTGGGGGCCGAGAGCTACGAGCGTCCCCAAAGGGCCCCTGAGACCCTGTCACCCCCGCTTGGAGCCACCTGGCCCACGGCGTGTGGATTCGCCCAGGATCCAGGGGTGCGCGTCGAGGGGAGGGAGGCACCGGAACCTGGGCCTCTACAAACGGATACCCGCGCCGGGCCACGCTTCCCTTGACTCAGCCCGGGGAGGTGCGGCTGGGGGACCCACAGGTTCTCCCCTAAAGCTGTCCCCCGTACTCCGGCCGGCCCAGCTCGTCCGGTTCTTTCTTGGGGGCCGGGGCGCCCCAATCCCGAGGCTCGGGCCCACAGCCCCCGCTTCCCGCGCGCGCGGACACCCGCACCCAGGTCTGTCTCCACTAAGGCGGCTGAGCGAGAACGGGAGGAGGTAGGGGAAGGGTCCCCCTCCAAGCCCACCTCCGTCGCGCCCCCACAGCCCACCGCGGAAAGGCCTCCCCGCTCGCGGCCGGGGGCTGGAGGCCCGGCGGCCCGGCTCACCTCGGTCCTGGGCAAGGCGGGAGTGCTCGGACCCGAACCCACCGCAGCTCTGACAGGACTGACAGAGGAGGAGATGTTCCCACCGCGCCCCAACGgttaggggggtggggaggcggggggcgggaggggcagagggagaacgcATGCGCAACGGCGCTCCCAGGCCCCTCCGCCGgcacgcccccctcccctcccgaggggtgggtgtggggtggtGCCCCCGCCAGTAACCAACCGGCCGCAAAGGAGGTGGTCTTGGGGGTGCACCGAGCCAGCGGCGGGACCTCCCTGTGTCCCCCCTGCTGCACCTCTCCCTTACCTTGCCTCCCTCTGGGAGGTGATTTCATGTTTTTGGCTTACGGAGGGTGTCACATTTTTGACCTGAGTGGCCAGACTTTGGCGTAGGTCTCGTGAGGGCCTCAAGCAGAGCCTGGGCTGTCTCAAGCAGGCTTTTTGGAAAGCAGCTTGGGGGAGAGGGTTGTGCCTGTTGCTGGAGGGAAAGAGTTGCAGGGGAGGGTTATTGCGTCAGGGCCTTAGGAACCTGATTTGAAGTGGATGCGTGTCAAGCTCaaacatttcccagactcccttgcagctatgGCAGTCATGTGACACAGGTCTGACCAATGAGATGGAAGCCCACGTTGTTGAGGGGGGCATCCAGAATGTTCCTTAAAAGAGGGATCACTGAGTTGGCCAcagccccctgccccttcctcttgACTGGGTGGGGCTCCGGTGGCCCACCCAGTGGGTATCTTGGGTTCATAAGGTGGCCATGAAGAAAAGCCTAAGAAACCTCAGCTTGAACTGTTTTGAGTTGCAAAAGAAATTCTCATTATGTGGGAGAAATAAAACCCCCAAACTATCCTCTAGTTCCTCATCCCTGGTCAATGACAGGCACCCCTTCCCCTAGGAGGTTACCCATGACCACCAAATCTAAGTATGGGAAACCCGGACCACCCACACCCGAATCAGGACAAAAagacagatggggagactgaggcctggTGAGGACACTTCCTGATGGTTGTCTTGCCTTCTCAGCCCGGGGTGTAGCTGGGACTGGCTGTGAGGCTATTTCTAAGGCAGGCACTCATTTGCTCTGGGATTCCGCCATTTAATCTACAGTCGAGCCAGTCAAGCTGCTTGCCCTATTTCCAGTCCGTTTTTTGGACACTGGATGGGCAGGGGGTTGACCTGGTAGAGACCCATGCCCTCATTGCTTCATTACTCAGCAGACCAGGGGTTGGCCAGGGGTGTGAGGTTCTTCACCCACTTAAGATTAAAAGGCTCTCTCCAGGTTTTGTAACAGCTTGTCCTTTATTACAAATGGAACTCTGCTATATATTGTCAGTTGATTCCCCTCTCTTCGTGATATCAGCCCCCTCTTGGGACCACTGAACCCCAACTTTCCTTCCAGGGCAGAAAAGATGGAGTCCCTCCAACAgacagtgggcagagggagatttaCAATTGATCATCACAGTACTCTTACAAGTATTTATGCTTAAATCGGCACCCTTGGGGAGGTGAAAAGAGTCTTCAGGATGGGATAGAGTGAGGCTGCCCCTCATCCAGGTCCTCAGAAGGTGGAGAAGAGGGGCACGTTCTGGGATTTAGTGTGAGTGGGGCATGTTCTCCCCAAACTTGTTCTGGTGAGCGATGTTCTTCACATCCAGGAGAGCCTGAGGGCGCAAGAGGGtaggtgagagagagtgaggaccCCTCTACCTCAGCCAGGGggctgccccaccccagccctcgaCAACCCTTCTCCTGCACTCTCCGATCTCCCCTTATCCCAGCACAGAaggcgtgtgtgtgcatgcattctcGGGGCTGCCCAGGACCCACCTGGTGGTGGACATAGGCCTCGCAGTTGTAACACCAGGTAGACAGGTCGACGTAGCTGAGGACCAGCGGGTGTCCTGAGACTTCGTGGTGTTGGAGCATATGGGCACTGATGTAACGGCCACAGTGGACCTGAGGTTGGGGAGGGAGCATCGGGTGGGGATCAGCAGCCACGTGCAGTCGGCTCCTTGGCCGACctccgccccccccaacccccagccccctccgCTGCCGCGTACCTGATAGCAAGACAAACACACCCAGTTCTCCTGGAGTGTTCCACAGTCCTGACAAGGTTGGGTCACGTCCAGGCCCGATTCAGGTATGGGACGTACTGCCACCAAATGGGGACACCAGGGCAGCGGTGTCACGGCATAAAACATGACCTGGAGTTGGTGAAACGGAGTCAGCTAGGGACTCCATCTCCGTGTCACATGTTCTCACACCGCACGCGCCTACGTGGAGGCGCACATGGGCCAGAGAAGGACGCCAGTCTCCTCCCTGACCCGAGCTCACCTGGTCAGCGTTGGCATGGTCCCCAAAGCTCTGAATCAGCACGGAATCATCCCTGTCCTGACCTCTAGCTGCCTCTCCTAGCAGCCCCTCCTCTTCTGCGATCTGAGATTCTGGTGCCTCCTGGAAGCACAGAGGTAAGAGATGCACCCGAGAGGCCGGGTTCTGGCCCCTTCTCCCCCCGCCGACCTGGGTGTGGTGGGGCTTACCTGGGCCTTGCTGTTTAGGGCCGAGGTCCTGGGATTCTCAGTCAGCTTACTGGGGGCTATCTGGGTTGTGGCTCCTTGCGCACGTGAGGCTGGAGGAGTGTGGTTGTCAGTACATAAGGCCGGAGGGGTTAGGATCACGTCAGCACCCCCCACGGCTCCCTCTGAGATGGTCTGGCCTGGCGTGGCTCCAGCTGCGGCAGACTCCACGACGGGCTGGTTCAGCGTGGCCCCTCCTGTGGCAGCCTCTGAGGGCGTCCGGTCCGCCGGGGCTTCCCCGGTGGGAGCCTCCGGGGTTTGGTCCTGACTGAGCTCCACCACGGCAGTCTCTGACTTAGCTTGGTCTGGAGTGGCCACTTCCATGGATGATGCTGCGGTAGCCTTCCCTGCGTCCGCATCCAGAATGTTCCTGTCTGGTGCGGTCATCCGCACAGCTGACCCACGGTTGGCTGACCGGGTCACCTTCTTGGGGATCGACTTAGAACTGGAGGGTCGCTCCTTGTCTTCGACCTCTGGAACCGCAGGAGGGAGATCCTTGAGCGTGGGTGCTATCCCCTATCCTGCATCTGATCCCTGCCCTCTCCCgagccccccacagccccccgTTCCCCACGCCTGCTCACTCATGGCCCGCAAGCTGCGCCAGTATCTGCGATGGACTTGGATGGTCTCGGTGATGGAGGCCAGGGCCCCTGACAGCGGGGGCCGCGACAGGGTTAGCAGTGGTGGTGGGTCCCCAAGGAGGGAACGGGTGCAGGCAGCCATGGACTCCGAGATGGATGTCAGGTTGTAGCCACCCTTTGTTaagaaaaaaggggagaaaaaggtaTGATGGGGGGTCCTCATGGAATTTGGGAGGCAAGAGGTTCTGCCTCCCAATCCCCCTTCGGGGCCCTGAAAGTCTGGAGGGTGAGGACAAGTGAGGGGAAGTGTCATCTGTCAGATGGGCAGTACTCACCGTGTGAGGTGGTTGTTGAGGGGGATAAACTATGACGTCGAGTGCAAGAGAATAATTACCACAACGACAGTAACCCTGAGGGTCACATCAGTAACGGCGGGTACGCATGAAGTGCTTGCGCTGCACCAGACCCCATTTTGAGCATTTCGTGTGTGTCGACTCTCCTGATCCTTACAACCACATGTGCTCAATCTGCACGGGAACCCCCTTTCCTCACATCCTTTAGGCACCCCAGTCTCTGCTCTTTCTACAGATAAAGACACTGAGGCTCGGAGTGGTTAGATAATGTGTCTGAGGCCCTAACAACTGGTGGGAGGCAGCGCTGGGGTTGGGAGCGGGGCTACCGGATGGAAGAGTTCATGTCCTCGACcactcccctgccctgccacAAGCAGGCCTGGGCCCACCGTGGGACCTGAGAGCAGCCAATTAATCTCTGCCAGCAACTGGCCTTATCCTCTAAGCAGTGAAAGGTAGCACGTAAGGTGGCTGAGAGGGTTCAACCCGGTGCGATGACTCACGGCGATAAGAGACTACTCAGACAGTGCTTACCGCATGCCAGGCACTTTTCCACGAGTAGCCAgccccatcttatagatgaggaaactgaggcacgggggggggcaggggcactGAGTGACTTACAAAAGGTCAGTGGGTTTACTTTGTCTGGAGAGCTTGCTAGAGGCGGCTCAAGTAGTGGTAAAAAGCTTAGACGCTGGAGCCAGGCTGCTTGGCCCTGCCATTACTGAGCGTGGGACCTCGGGCTAATCACCACACCTcgccgtgcctcagtttccctgctctTGAGAGAGGAAAATGACGAGGCCAGCAGACTTGACCTCAACAGGCTGCTTTGTCAAGTAAGTGAATTAATAATATACACGGAGTGCCCAGAAGAGCGAATGGCACGTACTGAGCACTCAGTTAAGGCCGTTAAGCCGGTGTTGTGCTGAATGCCCAGTACGTGCCGACAGTCCCAGGCGGGGACACTCAAAGCCGATTTTAGGAAATTGCCCCAGTGTCTCAGCCAGCCAGCCGGAAGGGCAGGACTTCCAGCCTTCCAAACCGCCCTCCCACCTTAGGAAGAGGGACTGAGAGGGTTACCTCTAGGATCAGGATGATACGGCCATTGGCAAGGCCCATCAGCAGGTGGGTGAGGTGTGCATAGCCCTCGGGTGACACCTGGCAGCCCCCCAGCGGGTCCCCCCGTGCAGCATCAAAGCCAGCCGAGACCAGCACCAGTTCTGGATTAAACtgaagcagggagagaagagacacaTGGGCGTGAGTGTGGAGGCCTGGGTAGCCAGCAGGTGAGGGCgccccagacacacacagatgcaAGTCAGAGAGCTGGAGACGGGGAGACTGGGGGACACAAGACCAGGGCCCTGAAAACAGCAAGGGGAGGACGTGGAGACACAGGACAGACTCGGGgttggagagacacagagacacggAGACAGATCAACAGAGACGTGGACGCACCAAACAGAGACTTAGAGATGTGACACAAAGAGACATGGAGACACTTCTAGAAACGGACAGATGGGGACATGAGGCCGAGACGTGCAATGTAGAGACTCAGATGTCAGGAGACGGTGACACGGGACATACGTGCACAACAACACAGGGCTTTGTATAAACGGCGCCAAAGGGAGGTGCGCGCACACTTCCATCGCAGAAGGTGACAAGGCAAGTGCTACACACAGAAAATGGTCGCATACCCGTATGTGGCCAGACGGCAGCATAAGGACTGAACTGACATCGTgctaatcacacacacacacacacacacacacacacacacgcgtgcgcgcgGTGCCCACCAAGAAGGCAGTCGCCCGTAGCCCCTCACGCAGAGTCAGGCAAGCACAGACAGGCCCCCGCCAGTCAGAGACACACACAGCCGcggcagacaggcagacagaggcCTGtcccacacacccccccacacgcAGAAAGCCACACACCAGCTGTCGCTGAGAGCACACCCGAGAGAGGCACGGTAGTGGCCAAGACCCATCTGCGCAGCctcacacacgcactcacaccccccccccgccttgcACGCGCCGCCGCACAGAGCCGGCAGGCGCGCGGGGCCGCCTCACACGTGCCCACCGAAGACCCCCCGCGAGTACCCAGGGGTCCCTTACGGTCACGCGCACAGAGGCGGTCACGTAGAGCCACTCTGCGGAGGCAGGAATAGGCCCAGGCCTTCGCAGAGTCACCCCCCAACACAGCCCTCACTACGGCCGCCCATCGGGACAGGTGCGGGCCCGCGGTCCCCCACGCGGTCACTGCCACGTACATCCCGTACTGTACCTCGTAGGCAATAGGGAGCACCAGACGATGCCAGGCAGCCAGGTAGTCGGCGTCGCCCACGCGGGGCCCGTTCCAGGCCACGTTGACCGTGAAGCCGGTGCCTGCGGCCCGGCCTATCTGGCTGCTGGCGCCCTCATCCCCCATGGGAAAGAAGGTGCCGTGATCATATCGGTGCAGGGAAATGTACAGCACGCTGCCGGGGTGGGAAGGGGGACCACGGCTGGTTAGTGGGTCGCCCCTGCCCGCCCGGCCACCCCTGAGCATGCAtggctgcccccccgccccggcccctcaCCTGGGGTCTTGCTCAAACATGTGCTGAGTTCCATTACCGTGATGGATGTCCCAGTCCACTATGAGGATCCTGGGGAGGGAACTGCTCCTCAGTGACCTGGGACACTGGCCCActcggggagggggcaggggctggagcccTGGGGTCTGTCTGCAGGGGCATTTTATTGCTGGTGGCAAAACTCTGGGTCCCCGGGGAAAGCAGTGTGGGGCAGGCTGGCGGGTCCCATCAGAGGAAGGGTGCAAGCCAGAGCCTGGGTCCTGAGGTCTTCACTGTGGGCCCAAGCAAGTGCTCAGGGCCAGAGCCTCCTGCCCCCAGGATGGGTAAATGTGGGCAGCCGGATACTGGGTCTTCTTTAGTAAGCACTGGGGACCTGGACCCTGAATTCTGTCACAACAGCCCTCAGGGGCCAGAAATGAGGGAGCAGGGGGACTCTGGATCTTGTTTTATAACTACCTGGGTGCCACAGTCTGGGGGTCCTATCTGGGGAAGCGCGCTGCAAGGCTAGATCCTTGGTCCTTTTCTGGGGAAGTGCTGGGCGATTGTACTCTTGGGTGTTTCTGGGTAAGTCCTGGGGGCGCTGCACCAAGGGGCCTGCTGAGTAAGCcctgggctggggcgggggggggggggggggggggggaggcgcaggGAGCCCTCACCGCAGCGCATGCCCACTGACGGCTTGGGCATGGCGAGCAGCCACAGCCACAGAgttgaaaaagcaaaaaccacACGCGGCATCCCGCTCTGCATGGTGTCCTGGGGGACGCACCACAGCAGTGCCATTCAaaacctggggggaggggcaggaagcaaAGATCAGACCACCTGCCCTCACtgctttctctcccctttcttctccccttccgGCCCGGCCACTACCCCCAGCTGCTAGGGGCCTCCAGCCTGCAGCCCCATCCCCCCGCTGCACTGGCCAGCAAGCAAGGCCTCCGGGGAGCAGGGGTCCCCCtccgcaggccccgccccgccctcccaGGGCCCCCACCTCTCCCGAGCGGCGGCCCACCCCGCGGAGGAGGTACCTCCCCGGCCAGCACGGCCTCCACCAGGCGGCAGGCGGCGCCAGTGGCCAGCTGTGCGCAGGCGAAGGTGCTGGGGCAGATGTAGATGGAGTCGAAGCTGGAGCCCTCGCGGTGCAGCTCCCGGGTTTTCATCTTCGCTGTGGCCCGCAGACGACCCACGTACTCAGCACTGGAGGCACAGACGGGCCACAGGGGACAGTCAGGTGGCTACGGCCCCTCTGTGTCCCCCAGGGACGGGAGAGCCCTTACTCcagcccccccccgccgccccctggGGGTGGCATGTGTGCCCTGAggccccatcccacc
Proteins encoded in this window:
- the ERAS gene encoding GTPase ERas; protein product: MALPRNANMFDLGLGTWSLSSEGESQGAQAPSKSVGKQLPEYKAVVVGASGVGKSALTIQLNHQCFVEDHDPTIQDSYWKEVALGHGGCILNVLDTAGQATHRALRDQCVAIGDGVLGVFALDDPSSLAQLQQMRATWGPHHTQPLVLVGNKCDLVSTTGDARAAAAALAKSWGAPFVETSAKTRQGVEEAFTLLIHEIQKVREAMAKEAMTGPGGDKARHQKAMCRCGCSVA
- the HDAC6 gene encoding protein deacetylase HDAC6; translation: MTSTGQDSTTTRQRRSRHNPHSPPHDSSVTSKRGVKKGALLHSSPSLAEVKKKGRMKKLNQAAEQDLVVGLQELDVNLEAKTLSGTGLVFDEQLNEFHCLWDDSFPEGPERLHAIKEQLIQEGLLDRCVSFQARFAEKEELMLVHSLEYIDLMETTQYMNEGELRILADTYDSVYLHPNSYTCACLASGSVLRLVDAVLGNEIRNGMAIIRPPGHHAQHSLMDGYCMFNHVAVAARYAQKKHAIQRVLIVDWDIHHGQGTQFTFDQDPSVLYFSIHRYEQGRFWPHLKASNWSTIGFGRGQGYTMNVPWNQVGMRDADYIAAFLYLLLPVALEFQPQLVLVAAGFDALQGDPKGEMAATPAGFAQLTHLLMGLAGGKLILSLEGGYNLRSLAEGVSASLHTLLGDPCPTLESPGAPCPSAQASLSCALEALEPFWEVLVRSAESLEEDFLEEENVKEEEGPWQPPALPILTWPVLQARTGLVYDQRMMGHYNLWDSHHPEMPQRVFRIMRRLEELGLAGRCLTLPARPATDAELLTCHSAEYVGRLRATAKMKTRELHREGSSFDSIYICPSTFACAQLATGAACRLVEAVLAGEVLNGTAVVRPPGHHAERDAACGFCFFNSVAVAARHAQAVSGHALRILIVDWDIHHGNGTQHMFEQDPSVLYISLHRYDHGTFFPMGDEGASSQIGRAAGTGFTVNVAWNGPRVGDADYLAAWHRLVLPIAYEFNPELVLVSAGFDAARGDPLGGCQVSPEGYAHLTHLLMGLANGRIILILEGGYNLTSISESMAACTRSLLGDPPPLLTLSRPPLSGALASITETIQVHRRYWRSLRAMKVEDKERPSSSKSIPKKVTRSANRGSAVRMTAPDRNILDADAGKATAASSMEVATPDQAKSETAVVELSQDQTPEAPTGEAPADRTPSEAATGGATLNQPVVESAAAGATPGQTISEGAVGGADVILTPPALCTDNHTPPASRAQGATTQIAPSKLTENPRTSALNSKAQEAPESQIAEEEGLLGEAARGQDRDDSVLIQSFGDHANADQVMFYAVTPLPWCPHLVAVRPIPESGLDVTQPCQDCGTLQENWVCLSCYQVHCGRYISAHMLQHHEVSGHPLVLSYVDLSTWCYNCEAYVHHQALLDVKNIAHQNKFGENMPHSH